CCCGGTGAAACAGGTCCGGCCGCTGACCGACAAGGAACAGGCATTTTTCACCTACAGTGCGGCGAACTACGTGAAGCTCAAGGACCTGCATCTGGCCGAAGGCTACGACCAGGCTTGACCCCGGCGCACCCAAACAGGATTCAACATGCATTACCAGACCGTTTTGTTCGACCTCGATGGCACCCTGACCGACCCGCGCGAGGGCATCACCCGCTCGATCCAGTTCGCCCTGGGCAAACTGGGGATCGACGAACCCGACCTGACCAAACTCGAGCACTTCATCGGCCCGCCGCTGTTGCAGGCGTTCATGCAGTTCTATGACTTCGATGAAGCCAAGGCCTGGGAGGCGGTGAATTTCTACCGTGAGCGCTTCAAGGTCACCGGCTTGTACGAGAACCGGGTTTTCGACGGGGTCAAGCCGCTGCTGGAAACCCTGGGCGGGCAAGGCCGGCAGTTGTACATCGCCACTTCCAAGCCGTGGGTCTTCGCCCGGGAAATTGCCCGGCATTTCGATTTCGCCCGGCACTTCAAGGTGATCTACGGCAGCGAGCTGGACGGCACGCGCACCAACAAAGTCGAGCTCATCGCCCACCTGATGGCCGAAGAAGGCCTGGACCCGGCCGACACCCTGATGATCGGCGACCGCAAACACGACCTGATCGGTGCGCGTAGCAACGGTCTGGATGCGGCGGCGGTGGGGTATGGGTTTGGCAGTCGTGAGGAGTTGAGTGCGGAGGCGCCGGCTTATCATTTTGAGACGCTCGAGGAGATGCATCAGGCGTTTTTGCGGCGTTAGCCAGAAAGCTATCGCGGGCAAACCCGCTCCCACAATGTGTTTTGTGAACAATGCAAATCCCTGTGGGAGCGGGCTTGCCCGCGATGGGGCCCTACAAGCCGCCAGATTTGTCTGCCCCAGCCAAAGCCTTCAAAGCCACCTTACGCTCCTCAACCGCCATCCCCCCCAACTTCTCCACCGCGGCATAGAAAGCCACCCAATCGCCATTTTGTTGCCGGAACAACTCGGCAAACGCCGGCACCCACTGGTCATACAAACCAAACGGCAACAACCGCGCATTGTTCAGCGGCGCGTTGATCCACGCATCGTAGCGTTTATCCCCGGCCCACTGACTGTCCCGCAACGCACGGTACTCGCTGCGCAGCCGTTCGAATTCTTCGGCCTTGCGCTGGCGCATCTCCCCGACTGCCAACGGCTGCGCGTACAGC
This DNA window, taken from Pseudomonas sp. MYb118, encodes the following:
- a CDS encoding HAD family hydrolase; translated protein: MHYQTVLFDLDGTLTDPREGITRSIQFALGKLGIDEPDLTKLEHFIGPPLLQAFMQFYDFDEAKAWEAVNFYRERFKVTGLYENRVFDGVKPLLETLGGQGRQLYIATSKPWVFAREIARHFDFARHFKVIYGSELDGTRTNKVELIAHLMAEEGLDPADTLMIGDRKHDLIGARSNGLDAAAVGYGFGSREELSAEAPAYHFETLEEMHQAFLRR